One Candidatus Devosia phytovorans genomic window carries:
- a CDS encoding chemotaxis protein CheA, producing MDELMAQFIVESRELVQSGIKELVALQAEPADRAHLDAAFRTVHTLKGAVGLFDLAPLQTTLHKAEDVLGQVRASAAAIDGAQVEALIDVLEWIELCVDDIERDGAVSDERSGRALALALGLVSDSDTVATPVSPAPQPAMPDWIKALRPGRGKTATVAIRYVPHPEAFFSGDDPLALVATVPDLLDLRLASREPWPDADKLDPFRANLVMDMLSGAPLATVEAIFRMVPDQVQIVPLRAAVAEAPETNTAMPAARTLRIDAGRIDAIMDIVGELITTRNGMASQLAALVQGVGDREAAGGLAASQKAFDQIVAQLHGAVLRTRMVPLSQASRRLPRMVRELATRLGKPTSFEMRGESIEVDKSIVDELFEPLLHIVRNAMDHGIEAEAERLASGKSIPATLVLFARRQGDRVIITIKDDGRGIDPDAIRTAAVSRGLIASDRAGALSDDAAVDLLFTPGFSTAKTVSDLSGRGVGLDAVRSNVARFGGRVELNSRRGQGTEVILTLPLSFAMTQLLVVSVGGERYGIAMDSVLETVRVLPKNVSAIRSGRAFVLRDRTIPLLSLAQLLQLDDVQGDQELTVLMVAVGEERIGLVVDAIAERTETVTRPLSGLLTGMAGIAGTTLTGDGKVLLVLDLGGLIGWR from the coding sequence ATGGACGAGTTGATGGCGCAATTCATCGTCGAGTCGCGTGAACTGGTGCAGTCCGGCATTAAGGAGCTGGTGGCGCTGCAGGCAGAGCCGGCAGATCGCGCCCATCTCGATGCCGCTTTTCGCACGGTTCATACCCTCAAGGGCGCTGTCGGCCTGTTCGATCTCGCGCCGCTTCAGACGACGCTGCACAAGGCCGAGGACGTGCTGGGGCAGGTGCGCGCCAGTGCCGCCGCCATCGATGGCGCTCAGGTCGAAGCGCTGATCGATGTGCTGGAATGGATTGAATTGTGTGTCGATGACATCGAGCGGGACGGCGCCGTCAGCGACGAACGCTCCGGGCGCGCGCTGGCGCTTGCACTCGGCCTTGTCAGCGACAGTGACACGGTGGCGACGCCGGTTTCCCCTGCGCCGCAGCCAGCAATGCCGGACTGGATCAAAGCGCTTCGCCCGGGCCGCGGGAAAACCGCAACGGTGGCGATCCGCTATGTGCCGCATCCGGAAGCTTTCTTCAGCGGTGATGATCCGCTGGCGCTCGTCGCGACCGTGCCGGACCTGCTCGATCTGCGGCTCGCCTCCCGTGAGCCATGGCCGGATGCGGACAAGCTCGATCCGTTCCGCGCCAATCTCGTCATGGACATGTTGAGCGGCGCGCCGCTGGCTACCGTCGAAGCAATTTTCCGGATGGTGCCGGACCAGGTGCAGATCGTGCCCCTGCGTGCCGCCGTTGCGGAGGCGCCGGAAACGAATACGGCTATGCCCGCCGCCCGAACCCTGCGCATCGATGCCGGGCGGATCGATGCCATCATGGATATCGTGGGCGAACTCATCACCACGCGAAACGGCATGGCGAGCCAGCTGGCAGCGCTCGTCCAGGGCGTTGGGGACAGGGAGGCGGCCGGAGGGCTGGCAGCCAGCCAGAAAGCGTTTGACCAGATCGTCGCGCAGCTGCACGGCGCCGTGCTGCGCACCCGCATGGTTCCGCTGTCGCAGGCCTCGCGCCGGCTGCCGCGCATGGTGCGGGAGCTTGCGACGCGGCTGGGCAAGCCGACCAGTTTCGAGATGCGCGGCGAGAGCATCGAGGTGGACAAGTCCATCGTCGACGAGCTGTTCGAGCCGCTGCTGCATATCGTTCGCAACGCCATGGACCATGGCATCGAGGCGGAAGCCGAGCGGCTAGCCAGCGGTAAATCCATACCGGCTACGCTCGTGCTCTTCGCGCGGCGGCAGGGCGACCGGGTCATCATCACCATCAAGGATGACGGAAGGGGAATTGACCCTGATGCCATCCGCACTGCCGCCGTCTCGCGTGGCCTGATCGCGTCCGATCGTGCTGGTGCGCTGTCCGACGATGCGGCTGTCGACCTGCTGTTCACGCCGGGATTTTCGACGGCCAAGACCGTCAGCGATCTTTCGGGCCGCGGTGTCGGGCTCGATGCGGTGCGCAGCAATGTCGCGCGCTTCGGCGGTCGTGTAGAGCTCAATTCTCGTCGCGGGCAGGGCACGGAGGTGATCCTGACGCTGCCCTTGAGCTTTGCCATGACGCAACTGCTCGTCGTTTCGGTGGGGGGCGAGCGCTACGGCATTGCCATGGACTCGGTCCTCGAAACGGTGAGGGTGCTTCCCAAGAATGTCAGCGCCATCCGCAGCGGTCGCGCCTTCGTGCTGCGCGACCGGACGATTCCCTTGCTGTCGCTGGCGCAACTCTTGCAGCTCGACGACGTTCAGGGCGATCAAGAGCTGACCGTGTTGATGGTGGCCGTGGGCGAAGAAAGAATTGGGCTCGTCGTCGATGCCATTGCCGAGCGAACCGAAACGGTCACGCGGCCGCTGTCGGGCCTGTTGACCGGCATGGCGGGCATTGCCGGCACGACCCTGACCGGCGACGGCAAGGTCCTTCTGGTGCTGGATCTGGGGGGATTAATCGGATGGCGATAA
- a CDS encoding response regulator has translation MVTVLVVDDSKLARIVAGKTIAALQPDWTRIEASNADEALETVRTQSVDIAVLDYNMPGKDGLELAAELRAAHPLMPIAIITANVQNEIIAQARELNATFVGKPVTEDTIRGFLSGAALRLRQTGDAQ, from the coding sequence ATGGTGACAGTTCTGGTCGTTGATGACAGCAAGCTGGCCCGCATCGTGGCCGGCAAGACGATAGCTGCGCTGCAGCCAGACTGGACCCGGATCGAGGCCAGCAATGCTGACGAAGCCCTCGAAACAGTTCGCACGCAGTCGGTCGATATCGCCGTGTTGGACTATAACATGCCTGGCAAGGACGGACTCGAACTGGCCGCCGAACTGCGCGCGGCCCATCCGCTGATGCCTATCGCCATCATTACGGCCAATGTCCAGAACGAGATCATCGCCCAGGCCCGCGAGCTCAATGCCACCTTTGTCGGCAAGCCGGTGACCGAGGACACGATCCGTGGCTTTCTGAGCGGCGCTGCCCTTAGATTGCGCCAGACCGGCGATGCTCAATGA
- a CDS encoding chemotaxis protein CheX: MSVVTLDELERDALTELVNIGVSRAAASLRKMVGKQVLLSVPSVEVVTQAAAAALIGQQESDDLVAIRQAFGGAFSGQALLIFPESNSMELVRALVGEELEETDVVALQDEALAETGNVILNGCLGTMANMLDQSLQMSLPTVLYGDGKVLFDVVEQETSDGLVLFLYINFSIRDRNIRGYIAMIMDLPALETLKGLLGAFIDRVTSDSNWAVGS, from the coding sequence ATGAGCGTCGTCACGCTGGACGAACTCGAGCGCGACGCACTGACCGAACTGGTCAATATCGGCGTCAGCCGTGCCGCGGCCAGCCTGCGCAAGATGGTCGGCAAGCAGGTGCTGCTGTCTGTTCCCTCCGTCGAGGTGGTGACGCAGGCGGCGGCGGCGGCCCTGATCGGCCAGCAGGAAAGCGACGACCTGGTTGCGATCCGCCAGGCTTTTGGCGGGGCGTTTTCCGGCCAGGCGCTGCTGATCTTCCCCGAGAGCAACAGCATGGAACTGGTTCGCGCGCTGGTTGGCGAGGAGCTGGAAGAGACCGACGTCGTCGCGCTGCAGGACGAAGCGTTGGCCGAAACCGGCAATGTCATCCTCAATGGGTGCCTCGGCACGATGGCCAATATGCTGGACCAGTCGCTGCAGATGTCTTTGCCCACCGTGCTCTATGGAGACGGCAAGGTTTTGTTCGATGTTGTCGAGCAGGAGACGAGCGATGGCTTGGTGCTGTTCCTCTACATCAATTTCTCGATCCGTGATCGCAACATCCGCGGCTATATTGCCATGATCATGGACCTGCCGGCGCTTGAAACCCTCAAGGGATTGCTCGGCGCCTTCATCGACAGGGTCACCTCGGACAGCAATTGGGCTGTCGGCAGTTGA
- a CDS encoding PAS domain S-box protein — protein MATHDDTAAAAQDAKAHDSLVQQIAEARRRLSLTLEAAGSTGGWQWHIREQRLVGDASFAVLTGMDAVALASGVPTSAFFGAIHADDVRRIRIAVAGMLAGAEVFSKDFRLNREDGGVRWVHAAGRTLLGDDDEPVLFEGTLVDITDRKRTEDQLRIAQMAGKIGTFEHTKGYGTVSVSHQFCQLLGLHPTTALPVRTINLLVEPEDRPIIDPELPETPQSQGNIEFRINRADTGERRWLARRGEYLDDFEAEGLRYVGVIYDITDAKLVEERLTQANASLSESVRARTRERDQVWQNSRDILAVVADTGLIRDANPAWQAILGHGIDNVADRPFASFFDDSTQADLHALLTRQGERDTIETRMLAADGSERWISWFATREDDLVYLYGRHITAERQQREALVETETQLRQSQKMEAVGQLTGGIAHDFNNMLTGVIGSLDAIKRRIASARYDDLDRFLDAAGASAQRAAALTHRLLAFSRRQSLDRKPTDVAALVTGMYELLQRTLGEQVQLILDLEPQAWQAMTDSNQLENAVLNLAINARDAMPEGGTLSIGLSNRSLSSADIVNIDDAIAGDYVVLTVGDTGEGMARDVIDKAFEPFFTTKPIGQGTGLGLSMIYGFLQQSGGHVRIKSDPGAGTEVSLFLQRSISSALSPEVTSPIDGDLPAGNGQTVLVVEDDPSVRLLVVDLLDDLGYQTIDAADGNAAIPILDSKIRLDLLISDVGLPGVNGRQLADIARATRPDLPVLFITGYAAMATSRQEFLGEGMDMIAKPFDVGTLVAKISAMLDSA, from the coding sequence GTGGCCACGCACGACGACACAGCCGCAGCAGCGCAGGACGCCAAAGCCCATGACAGCCTCGTGCAACAGATTGCGGAGGCCCGGCGCCGTCTTTCGCTGACCCTTGAGGCAGCCGGATCCACCGGCGGCTGGCAATGGCATATTCGCGAACAGCGGCTGGTCGGGGATGCCTCCTTCGCGGTGCTCACTGGCATGGATGCCGTCGCCCTGGCATCGGGGGTACCCACCAGTGCATTTTTCGGCGCCATTCACGCCGACGATGTGCGCCGGATCCGCATTGCCGTGGCCGGCATGCTGGCCGGTGCCGAGGTTTTTTCCAAGGACTTCCGCCTCAATCGCGAAGATGGCGGCGTTCGGTGGGTGCATGCGGCGGGACGAACCCTGCTGGGTGACGACGATGAGCCGGTGCTGTTCGAAGGCACGCTGGTCGATATCACCGATCGCAAGCGCACCGAGGACCAGCTGCGCATCGCGCAGATGGCCGGCAAGATCGGCACGTTCGAGCATACCAAGGGCTATGGCACGGTGTCGGTGTCGCACCAGTTCTGCCAGTTGCTGGGCCTGCATCCGACGACGGCTCTGCCGGTTCGCACGATCAATCTGCTGGTCGAGCCGGAAGATCGCCCGATCATTGACCCAGAATTGCCCGAAACACCGCAATCGCAGGGAAATATCGAGTTCCGCATCAACCGGGCCGATACGGGCGAACGGCGCTGGCTGGCGCGGCGCGGCGAGTATCTGGATGATTTCGAGGCCGAAGGCCTGCGCTATGTCGGGGTGATCTATGACATCACCGACGCCAAGCTGGTGGAAGAACGCCTGACACAGGCCAATGCCTCGCTCTCCGAAAGCGTCAGGGCGCGGACGCGCGAACGCGATCAGGTCTGGCAGAATTCCCGGGACATCCTGGCCGTCGTTGCCGACACTGGCCTGATCCGGGATGCCAATCCTGCGTGGCAGGCCATCCTTGGTCATGGGATCGACAATGTCGCCGATCGGCCGTTTGCCAGCTTTTTCGACGATTCGACCCAGGCCGACCTGCATGCCCTTCTGACACGGCAGGGCGAACGCGACACTATTGAGACGCGTATGCTGGCCGCAGATGGCAGCGAACGCTGGATTTCGTGGTTTGCGACGCGCGAGGATGACCTTGTCTATCTTTACGGGCGGCACATAACGGCCGAACGGCAGCAGCGCGAGGCGCTGGTCGAAACCGAGACGCAATTGCGGCAATCGCAGAAAATGGAGGCCGTCGGGCAGTTGACGGGGGGCATTGCCCACGACTTCAACAACATGCTGACGGGTGTAATCGGCTCGCTGGATGCCATCAAACGGCGCATCGCCAGCGCGCGGTATGACGATCTCGACCGCTTTCTTGATGCTGCCGGCGCGTCGGCTCAACGAGCGGCGGCCCTCACGCATCGCCTGCTGGCCTTCTCGCGGCGCCAGTCACTGGACCGGAAGCCGACCGACGTGGCTGCTCTCGTAACCGGCATGTACGAACTGTTGCAGCGTACGCTGGGCGAACAGGTACAGCTGATACTCGATCTGGAACCGCAGGCCTGGCAGGCCATGACCGACTCCAACCAGCTGGAAAATGCTGTCCTGAATCTTGCAATCAATGCACGCGACGCCATGCCTGAAGGCGGAACGCTGTCTATCGGTCTGTCGAACCGCTCGCTGTCTTCCGCAGATATAGTGAATATCGATGACGCCATTGCTGGTGACTATGTTGTGCTGACGGTCGGGGATACCGGCGAAGGCATGGCACGCGATGTGATCGACAAGGCCTTCGAACCGTTCTTTACCACCAAGCCTATCGGGCAGGGGACAGGACTGGGGCTTTCCATGATCTATGGCTTCCTGCAACAGTCGGGTGGTCACGTTCGTATCAAGAGCGACCCAGGTGCTGGGACCGAAGTGTCCCTTTTCCTGCAAAGAAGCATATCGTCTGCACTCTCGCCGGAGGTCACTTCTCCCATTGATGGTGATCTGCCGGCAGGAAACGGCCAGACAGTGCTCGTGGTCGAGGACGATCCGTCCGTCCGCCTGCTCGTGGTCGACCTCCTCGATGATCTGGGTTATCAGACGATCGATGCTGCGGATGGCAACGCAGCAATTCCTATTCTCGACTCCAAGATCCGCCTGGACCTGTTGATTTCGGACGTGGGACTTCCCGGGGTTAATGGCCGCCAACTTGCAGACATCGCGCGCGCCACTCGCCCTGATTTGCCCGTGCTCTTCATCACGGGTTATGCCGCAATGGCCACCTCGCGACAGGAGTTTCTCGGAGAGGGCATGGACATGATCGCCAAGCCTTTCGATGTCGGCACCCTAGTCGCAAAGATCAGCGCCATGCTGGACTCGGCATAA
- a CDS encoding DUF3140 domain-containing protein — protein sequence MEDEDQKKIRADFADAVNMAPAEIEKWLDTEESKQVGWPKERDGKESVGHHSGRWIIEIKRRPVADLSEADYQHMQKVVGYVHRHLAQRPDGDIEKTPWRYSLMNWGHDPK from the coding sequence TTGGAAGACGAGGACCAGAAGAAAATTCGCGCCGATTTCGCCGATGCCGTGAACATGGCGCCCGCAGAAATCGAAAAGTGGCTCGACACCGAGGAGAGCAAGCAGGTCGGCTGGCCCAAGGAGCGAGACGGCAAGGAATCTGTCGGCCACCATTCGGGTCGATGGATCATCGAGATCAAGCGCAGGCCGGTGGCTGATTTGAGTGAAGCTGATTACCAACACATGCAAAAGGTGGTCGGCTACGTCCACCGCCATCTCGCGCAACGACCAGACGGCGATATCGAGAAAACGCCTTGGCGTTATTCGCTGATGAACTGGGGGCACGACCCGAAATGA
- a CDS encoding SDR family NAD(P)-dependent oxidoreductase, translating into MDRFKDKVVLVTGAASGIGAATAIRFASEGAKLAIVDIADLSETERAIGAGNVLSLAADVSDPRQVEAMISKTIEQFGQLDVLVNNAGVYAGGDPAEISDEDWRKVIATDLDGVFYGCRAAVPHLEKTNGCIVNTASVSGTGGDWNTLPYNAAKGGVVNFTRSLAMDLGKRGIRVNAVCPSLTRTGMTKDTFADPDALSKFKKRIPLGRPCEPEEVAAVIAFLASADASFITGANIPVDGGVSASNGQPPQ; encoded by the coding sequence ATGGACAGGTTCAAGGATAAGGTCGTTTTGGTCACCGGCGCCGCCTCGGGAATAGGCGCGGCAACCGCCATACGGTTCGCCAGCGAAGGCGCAAAGCTCGCCATCGTCGATATCGCCGACCTTTCGGAAACCGAGCGTGCAATCGGAGCGGGAAATGTGCTTTCGCTCGCGGCGGATGTCTCGGATCCGCGGCAGGTCGAAGCGATGATTTCCAAGACAATCGAGCAGTTCGGGCAGCTGGACGTGCTGGTCAACAACGCCGGCGTCTACGCCGGAGGCGACCCCGCTGAAATATCGGATGAGGATTGGCGCAAGGTGATCGCGACTGACCTCGATGGGGTGTTCTACGGATGCCGGGCCGCGGTGCCGCATCTGGAAAAGACCAATGGCTGTATCGTCAACACCGCCTCGGTGTCGGGCACCGGCGGCGATTGGAACACTTTGCCCTACAATGCGGCCAAGGGCGGCGTCGTGAATTTTACGAGATCCCTGGCCATGGATCTGGGCAAGCGCGGTATTCGCGTCAATGCCGTCTGCCCGAGCCTGACGCGTACCGGCATGACCAAGGATACGTTCGCGGATCCCGATGCACTGTCCAAATTTAAGAAGCGCATTCCGCTGGGTCGTCCCTGCGAACCCGAGGAGGTCGCCGCGGTCATCGCCTTCCTCGCCAGTGCCGATGCAAGCTTCATTACCGGCGCCAACATCCCGGTCGATGGAGGTGTCAGCGCTTCGAACGGCCAGCCACCACAATGA
- a CDS encoding polyphosphate kinase 2 family protein has product MTADLAQRYRVQNGKGFSLSDIDPADRGGNGLDKAKAKPLLEAGLKELVGLQERLYAEHRWALLIILQGMDTSGKDGVVKHVMAGVNPLGCMAHAFKAPSRNELDHGFLWRSQMLIPGRGHIGIFNRSYYEDVLAVRFREVALAEEGLPPSLVTDDIWERRFGDIRAFETYLGNVGIVPIKVMLHISPGEQKKRLLARADDPGKHWKFNAADLDDRRLWKPYHSAYEDAIRRTATATAPWYVVPSDHKWFSRLVVASITIDTLKGLDLHFPEQTKAGREAMEAARRQLLAE; this is encoded by the coding sequence ATGACGGCCGATTTGGCGCAGCGCTATCGGGTGCAGAACGGCAAAGGTTTCTCGCTGTCCGATATCGATCCGGCTGACCGGGGTGGCAACGGTCTTGACAAGGCCAAGGCCAAGCCGCTGCTGGAAGCCGGGCTCAAGGAGCTGGTGGGCCTGCAGGAGCGGCTTTACGCCGAGCATCGCTGGGCGCTCCTGATCATCTTGCAGGGCATGGATACTTCCGGGAAGGACGGCGTGGTCAAACACGTCATGGCTGGCGTCAACCCGTTGGGATGCATGGCCCATGCCTTCAAGGCACCCAGTCGCAATGAGCTCGATCACGGGTTTCTCTGGCGCAGTCAAATGCTCATTCCCGGACGCGGTCATATCGGAATTTTCAACAGGTCCTACTACGAAGATGTCCTTGCGGTGCGCTTCCGCGAGGTGGCTCTTGCCGAGGAAGGTTTGCCGCCATCGCTGGTGACCGATGATATCTGGGAGCGACGGTTCGGCGACATTCGCGCGTTCGAGACTTATCTCGGCAATGTCGGGATCGTGCCAATCAAGGTCATGCTGCACATCTCGCCGGGCGAGCAGAAGAAACGACTTCTGGCGCGCGCGGACGATCCGGGCAAGCACTGGAAATTCAATGCGGCGGACCTGGACGATCGGCGCCTCTGGAAGCCGTATCATTCGGCCTATGAGGACGCCATCCGACGGACTGCCACGGCGACCGCGCCTTGGTACGTCGTGCCGTCGGATCACAAGTGGTTTTCCCGTCTCGTCGTGGCGTCGATCACTATCGACACACTCAAGGGTCTTGATCTGCATTTCCCGGAGCAGACGAAGGCCGGGCGAGAGGCCATGGAGGCCGCACGCAGGCAGTTGCTGGCCGAATAG
- a CDS encoding GFA family protein: MSKQYTGGCRCGAVRYTLEGEPFKAGLCHCTDCRKETGSAFLYYADWQPDQISVTGHYETYDGRSFCPKCGSPLFHLGDVQAEIAVGTLDEAPAALMPLREGWIKRREPWLAAIAGAGQFREDTDI; encoded by the coding sequence ATGTCGAAACAATACACAGGCGGGTGCCGCTGCGGCGCGGTTCGCTACACGCTGGAAGGCGAGCCCTTCAAGGCCGGCCTCTGCCATTGCACGGACTGCCGGAAAGAGACCGGGTCCGCCTTTCTCTACTATGCCGATTGGCAACCCGACCAGATTTCCGTGACAGGTCACTACGAGACCTACGACGGCCGCAGTTTCTGCCCGAAATGCGGTAGCCCGCTGTTCCATCTCGGCGATGTGCAAGCCGAGATAGCTGTCGGGACCCTGGATGAAGCGCCGGCAGCGCTGATGCCCCTGCGTGAGGGCTGGATCAAACGGCGGGAGCCCTGGCTGGCGGCCATCGCCGGCGCGGGACAGTTTAGAGAAGACACCGATATCTAG
- a CDS encoding Gfo/Idh/MocA family oxidoreductase, with translation MDAGIVTADEVQFPNWRLAADGPAPTVPTPTRPEERIGFAVMGLGRLALGQILPALVKSKRARLVGLISGHPEKCALVGHQYGVELQLNYDQVGALSDRPDVGAVFIATPNGLHLQHVQDVVRAGKAILLEKPMAANSMQAIQIERICREAGVPLMIGYRSQFEPHLGAIRDGIRTGTWGRLKAMTSVNVQTAAPGDHWRYDKARAGGGSLPDIGIYCISVAQYLSGERPTSVGAVIHQPQNDPRFDEVEESCALTLEFPSGFVLQSFSSYGAREEKFFKLMFEKATITVTNAYAYGGVAMTISRSDGQGISDEALELGAIDQFEAEIDHFAQCLQTGTRPRTGPDQGIRDHKIMEAAYRAAAERRILAIDLDA, from the coding sequence ATGGACGCCGGTATCGTCACAGCCGACGAAGTCCAGTTCCCCAATTGGCGGTTGGCCGCTGACGGCCCGGCTCCGACGGTCCCGACGCCGACAAGGCCCGAGGAGCGCATCGGTTTCGCAGTGATGGGCCTCGGTCGGCTCGCGCTCGGCCAGATATTGCCTGCCCTGGTAAAGAGCAAGCGAGCCCGGCTGGTGGGCCTGATCTCAGGACATCCCGAAAAGTGCGCCTTGGTTGGCCACCAATACGGAGTCGAGCTGCAGTTGAACTACGATCAAGTCGGCGCGCTGTCAGATCGCCCTGACGTGGGCGCCGTTTTCATTGCTACGCCCAACGGACTTCACCTTCAACATGTCCAGGATGTTGTCAGGGCCGGAAAAGCCATTCTGCTGGAAAAGCCAATGGCGGCAAATTCCATGCAGGCCATTCAGATCGAGCGCATCTGCCGAGAAGCAGGCGTCCCTCTGATGATCGGATACCGCAGCCAGTTTGAACCTCACCTGGGAGCCATACGCGACGGCATCCGAACAGGCACTTGGGGGCGTCTGAAGGCGATGACCTCCGTCAACGTGCAGACGGCCGCCCCCGGTGATCATTGGCGATATGACAAGGCGCGGGCAGGTGGCGGTTCACTGCCAGATATCGGCATCTATTGCATATCGGTCGCACAATATCTCAGTGGAGAGCGTCCCACGAGCGTGGGCGCGGTGATCCATCAGCCACAAAACGACCCGCGATTCGACGAGGTCGAGGAAAGCTGCGCGCTAACCCTGGAGTTTCCGTCAGGGTTTGTGTTGCAGTCCTTCTCAAGCTATGGCGCCCGGGAAGAGAAGTTTTTCAAACTGATGTTTGAGAAGGCCACGATCACTGTGACCAATGCATATGCATATGGCGGTGTAGCAATGACAATTTCCCGTTCCGATGGGCAGGGCATTTCGGACGAGGCGCTCGAGCTTGGCGCCATCGACCAGTTCGAGGCAGAGATCGACCACTTTGCCCAATGTCTGCAAACCGGCACCAGGCCGCGAACTGGGCCTGACCAAGGGATCCGGGATCATAAGATCATGGAGGCGGCCTATCGTGCGGCAGCCGAGCGCCGGATACTTGCCATTGACCTGGACGCCTAG
- a CDS encoding CsbD family protein, producing MDWNRVEGSWKQMSGKVKEQWGKLTDDDITQINGNREQLEGKLQERYGKAKDDVKKDVDDWYGRQSW from the coding sequence ATGGATTGGAACCGCGTCGAAGGTAGCTGGAAACAGATGTCAGGCAAGGTCAAGGAACAGTGGGGCAAACTCACCGACGATGACATTACCCAGATCAACGGCAATCGCGAGCAGCTCGAAGGCAAGCTTCAGGAGCGCTACGGCAAGGCCAAGGATGACGTCAAGAAGGACGTCGATGACTGGTACGGCCGCCAGTCCTGGTAA
- a CDS encoding GNAT family N-acetyltransferase, with protein MLVRPTVESDLRAITAIYAGAVAAGVGSYELEAPDVSEMTRRWQSRISAGYPHIVAVVEDAVVGFSYAGRFRTRPAYRFLVEDSIFVAADSQGTGVGNALLTELIRLCEERGYRQMLALIAGSNENPGSVRLHDRLGFRRSGLIEGSAFKHGRWIDTLLMQRALGDGKDSLSPRLQSRPV; from the coding sequence ATGCTTGTGCGCCCAACTGTCGAGAGCGATCTGCGCGCCATCACGGCGATTTATGCAGGGGCCGTTGCTGCAGGCGTCGGTTCATATGAGCTTGAAGCGCCTGATGTATCGGAGATGACACGCCGCTGGCAGAGCCGCATTTCAGCAGGCTATCCGCACATCGTGGCTGTGGTCGAAGACGCCGTTGTCGGCTTCTCCTACGCTGGTCGTTTCCGGACCCGCCCGGCCTATCGATTCCTGGTCGAAGACAGCATTTTTGTCGCGGCCGATTCGCAGGGCACCGGGGTCGGCAACGCACTCCTCACCGAATTGATCCGGCTGTGCGAGGAGAGAGGATACCGACAAATGCTGGCGCTGATTGCCGGCAGCAATGAGAACCCGGGCTCCGTCAGGCTGCATGACCGGCTGGGCTTTCGGCGATCCGGCCTGATCGAGGGATCTGCCTTCAAGCATGGGCGCTGGATCGATACGCTGCTGATGCAGCGAGCGCTGGGCGACGGCAAGGACTCGCTATCGCCAAGGCTACAATCCCGGCCAGTCTGA
- a CDS encoding TIGR02466 family protein, giving the protein MLDTLSDINVVRTNYFPTMVYQYDIDKKEDLNRELLDLTYAEREKDRVGVNKSNTAELGSWHSATNLHKNNDYQPIMSHIDAALEKISEELGYAKDQALKVTTMWSIINPPGNGNRAHVHPNSLWSGVYYVQAPPVSGNIEFIDPRTVLIMNQPKYIAKKKRPRDCWTKVNYTPIAGRMIMFPAWLYHGVDTNMSKESGRAGDRVIISFNINQMRR; this is encoded by the coding sequence ATGCTTGACACATTGTCAGACATCAATGTTGTGCGTACTAATTACTTCCCGACTATGGTCTATCAATATGACATCGATAAAAAAGAAGATCTAAACCGAGAACTTCTTGATTTAACTTATGCGGAGCGCGAGAAAGACCGGGTCGGGGTCAACAAGTCAAATACGGCAGAGCTCGGCAGCTGGCATAGCGCCACAAACCTCCACAAAAACAACGACTACCAGCCGATCATGTCGCATATCGATGCGGCGCTGGAGAAGATCTCCGAGGAACTGGGATACGCCAAGGACCAGGCCCTCAAGGTCACGACGATGTGGTCGATCATAAACCCTCCTGGCAACGGCAACCGGGCGCATGTCCATCCGAACAGCTTGTGGAGCGGCGTCTACTACGTACAGGCCCCACCGGTATCGGGGAATATCGAGTTCATTGATCCTCGTACCGTCTTGATCATGAATCAACCAAAATACATCGCCAAGAAGAAGCGACCACGCGACTGCTGGACGAAGGTGAACTACACGCCGATTGCGGGACGCATGATCATGTTCCCGGCGTGGCTTTACCACGGCGTCGACACGAACATGTCCAAAGAGAGCGGCCGGGCTGGCGACCGGGTCATCATCTCGTTCAACATAAATCAGATGCGGCGTTAG